From a single Nostoc sp. MS1 genomic region:
- a CDS encoding class I SAM-dependent methyltransferase, which translates to MTVAVNNAPGVASRLVNGILAIKPLANLAKHQARQMMIKRAERIGVPWRNEVKTLQARDWTQDFAQVENPQIIYPDYYLTSFHGYDEGDLSWQAAFELEVAARTVHAGIWQDAGAQGDAKLRQSFHDILKVKLPQPPKSILDVGCSVGLSTFALQEIYPQANVTGLDLSPYFLAVAKYRSQQSQANINWVHASAEATGLPDGTFDLVSLFLICHELPQSATRDIFAEVRRLLRPGGHISIMDMNPQSEAYRKMPPYILTLLKSTEPYLDQYFTLDIGQALVEAGFQTPTITPNSPRHRTIIAQVRG; encoded by the coding sequence ATGACCGTTGCTGTAAACAATGCTCCAGGCGTAGCTTCCCGCTTGGTGAATGGAATACTGGCAATTAAGCCATTAGCGAACCTCGCCAAGCACCAAGCTCGGCAAATGATGATTAAACGTGCTGAGAGAATTGGTGTACCTTGGCGAAATGAAGTTAAGACACTACAGGCGCGTGACTGGACACAAGACTTTGCTCAAGTAGAAAATCCCCAAATTATCTATCCTGATTACTACCTGACTTCATTCCACGGCTATGATGAGGGAGATTTAAGTTGGCAAGCTGCTTTTGAACTAGAAGTTGCTGCACGTACTGTCCATGCGGGAATTTGGCAGGATGCGGGAGCGCAAGGTGATGCAAAACTACGTCAAAGTTTCCACGATATCCTCAAAGTTAAACTTCCCCAACCACCAAAATCTATCCTTGATGTGGGTTGTAGTGTAGGTTTAAGCACTTTTGCTCTACAAGAAATCTATCCCCAAGCTAATGTTACAGGGTTAGACTTGTCTCCCTATTTCCTGGCTGTGGCGAAATATCGATCGCAACAAAGTCAGGCTAATATCAATTGGGTTCACGCCTCGGCTGAGGCTACAGGATTACCTGACGGGACTTTTGATTTAGTTTCTCTGTTCTTGATTTGTCACGAATTACCCCAGTCAGCAACTAGAGATATTTTTGCAGAGGTGCGGCGTTTATTGCGTCCTGGTGGACACATATCTATCATGGACATGAATCCCCAATCGGAAGCATACAGGAAAATGCCGCCTTACATTTTGACTTTGCTCAAAAGCACGGAACCCTATCTAGATCAATATTTCACTTTGGATATTGGACAAGCTTTGGTAGAAGCAGGTTTCCAAACTCCCACAATTACACCAAATAGTCCCCGTCATCGCACCATCATTGCTCAAGTGCGTGGATGA
- a CDS encoding cupin domain-containing protein has translation MQQITITTLQEKVSNFGLESEIFSISMQEEQKFYCQQFLEARKLDYTIANHPSRAYWVINSIEVNESEQDTHYLFVSEGEVTLKSCNGEFLLRKNAFAAVPGNFSLDGSGKVLVATRLNYTGLFTIGGPIEPLGRLNYIDGCSSTVLINPLRRGEPCLNFLYVPPGVSQTPHTHPSLRIGLVAEGNGTCQVDEGTFKMEPGTVFCLPENKLHSFSAINDSLRIIIYHPDSDVGPTDDSHTMLNNTFVGNTSAKVIDAIRTK, from the coding sequence ATGCAACAAATAACCATAACAACGCTACAAGAAAAAGTCTCAAATTTTGGGCTTGAGTCAGAAATATTCAGCATTTCTATGCAGGAAGAGCAAAAGTTTTACTGTCAGCAATTCCTAGAAGCGAGAAAACTGGACTATACAATAGCAAATCATCCATCGCGTGCTTATTGGGTGATTAATTCTATTGAAGTTAATGAAAGTGAACAAGATACACACTACTTATTTGTTTCTGAAGGCGAAGTTACTCTCAAAAGCTGTAATGGAGAGTTTTTATTGCGGAAAAACGCTTTTGCCGCAGTGCCAGGAAACTTTTCTTTAGATGGTTCAGGAAAAGTATTAGTTGCAACAAGACTTAATTACACTGGACTTTTTACAATTGGCGGGCCAATTGAACCATTAGGAAGATTAAATTATATTGATGGTTGCTCTTCAACGGTGTTAATTAATCCTTTAAGACGTGGTGAACCCTGTTTGAATTTCTTATATGTTCCCCCTGGTGTGTCGCAAACTCCCCATACTCATCCTTCATTACGAATTGGACTTGTAGCTGAAGGTAATGGAACTTGTCAGGTAGATGAAGGAACTTTCAAAATGGAACCAGGAACAGTCTTCTGTTTGCCAGAAAACAAGTTACATAGCTTCTCGGCAATTAATGATTCCTTAAGAATTATTATTTATCATCCAGATTCTGATGTTGGCCCAACGGATGACTCCCATACAATGTTAAATAATACTTTTGTAGGAAACACCTCAGCTAAAGTGATAGATGCAATTAGAACAAAATAA
- a CDS encoding sulfonate ABC transporter substrate-binding protein — MPTKAINKLLNIAIAFFHKLKQPKIPTLFLLFAVGLGLSIAVSACSPSTTDNGSTQTAQTPQTIATTTSATTVRIGYQKAATVLNALKARGELEKAFASAGTSVTWAEFPAGPPMLEALNAGSIDFGYTGEAPPIFAQAAGIPLQYVAYDPWSTKAEAILVHKDSAIKTVADLKGKKVAFAKGSNTNYLIVKALEKAGLKYTDIKPTSLPPADARAAFEGKNVDAWAIWDPYLAAAEQATGARQLTDATGLAGNLGYYLAAKSFVDSNPNALKVVLDNVKKVSDWAKNNPTEVAKFLSPELGIDVGVLEIAEKRRTYDVLPITDEIIAKQQAVADTFYQIKLIPKQINVKEIVWQGNK, encoded by the coding sequence ATGCCGACCAAAGCCATCAACAAACTATTAAATATTGCGATCGCCTTCTTTCACAAGTTGAAACAACCAAAAATTCCTACCTTATTCCTACTATTTGCTGTAGGATTGGGTTTGAGTATTGCTGTGTCTGCTTGTTCTCCTAGTACCACCGACAATGGAAGCACCCAGACTGCACAGACACCACAAACAATAGCTACAACTACCAGTGCTACCACCGTTCGCATTGGCTACCAAAAAGCTGCGACTGTTTTGAATGCCTTAAAAGCCAGAGGAGAATTAGAAAAAGCTTTTGCATCTGCTGGGACTTCGGTTACTTGGGCGGAATTTCCTGCTGGGCCGCCAATGTTAGAAGCTTTGAACGCTGGTAGCATCGACTTTGGCTATACCGGAGAAGCACCACCAATTTTTGCTCAAGCCGCAGGTATTCCTTTGCAGTATGTAGCTTATGATCCTTGGAGTACCAAAGCGGAAGCTATTCTTGTTCACAAAGATTCAGCTATTAAAACCGTAGCAGATTTGAAGGGTAAAAAAGTTGCTTTCGCCAAAGGTTCTAACACTAATTATTTAATAGTCAAAGCATTAGAAAAAGCAGGATTAAAATACACCGACATCAAACCGACTTCTCTCCCGCCTGCTGATGCGCGTGCAGCTTTTGAAGGTAAAAACGTTGATGCTTGGGCAATTTGGGACCCATACTTAGCCGCAGCCGAACAAGCAACAGGCGCACGTCAATTAACAGATGCAACCGGACTAGCAGGTAATCTTGGTTATTACTTAGCTGCTAAATCTTTTGTTGATTCTAATCCCAATGCTTTGAAAGTGGTTTTGGATAACGTCAAAAAAGTTAGTGACTGGGCAAAGAATAATCCTACAGAAGTTGCTAAGTTTCTTTCCCCTGAATTGGGGATAGATGTTGGTGTGTTAGAAATAGCCGAAAAGCGTCGCACTTATGATGTGCTACCAATCACTGATGAAATAATTGCCAAACAACAAGCAGTTGCTGATACTTTTTATCAAATCAAACTGATTCCCAAACAAATTAACGTCAAGGAAATCGTTTGGCAAGGGAATAAATAA
- a CDS encoding VOC family protein has translation MQIIKVLTRVYLNPTELDDAIVFYENLFTENCWLWFQYSETGLELAGVGSMLLIAGSAEALTPYKNTQATFLVDSLHDFRELLTQQGAVILAEPKPVPTGVNMRVLHPDGTIFEYVEFM, from the coding sequence ATGCAAATTATTAAGGTACTTACCAGAGTTTATTTGAATCCTACAGAATTAGATGATGCGATCGTATTTTATGAAAACCTTTTTACAGAAAATTGTTGGTTGTGGTTTCAATACTCGGAAACGGGGTTAGAACTGGCTGGTGTGGGTTCTATGCTTTTAATCGCTGGTTCAGCTGAAGCACTCACCCCATATAAAAATACTCAAGCTACTTTTTTAGTTGACTCGCTGCATGACTTTCGAGAATTACTCACCCAACAAGGTGCGGTAATTTTAGCAGAACCGAAGCCAGTACCCACAGGAGTCAATATGCGGGTATTACATCCCGATGGCACAATTTTTGAATATGTTGAGTTTATGTGA
- a CDS encoding dynamin-like GTPase family protein, translated as MPSLPFQCHSLKEQVESILQLLQQEPSLRSQDVTPVQTSLGKAISPRFEIIFAGAFSAGKSMLINALLERELLYSAEGHATGTECKIEYAQADEERVVLTFLSKVEIIQQATSLCQQLGFTTAVDINQAEVIGLLHQGCEAIIQREGGESKSERAKQAKALILLLQGYETNEQHIHPVNNATYSMEQFNFSNLKEAAGYARRGSNSAVLKQIEYYCNHPLLEDGNVIIDTPGIDAPVEKDAQLTYAKIQHPDTSAVVCVLKPASAGDMTKEETELLEKMRQNAGIRDRVFYVFNRIDETWYNTQLRQRLDDLVNGQFRDTSRVYKTSGLLGFYGSQIKQTSIRDRFGLDSVFVESSKGVDGKEETPQFVYAFNNYCVSSGKLASSNFRISLNGYETPNQNYVRILAEQGTPLIHQSIQDSGIEEFRTAITRYLTEEKRPQLFKNLADDLEDICIKLKKNYQTLHHDLDSQPREIEMMKAQELQRLNQQLQQVGRDFNQHITEEVNDVINSACDAFEADFRLLQSRMIRRLDELLDTFSVADAYRHATLSHPRNATAPLLAILVEAFYYLANELEDILIDSSQEIVANLFQRLMVKIRKSEYYRQLYRLLGNDAGIEQELKSLEKQVTQSLVDAASVECDRFVRESPKFYDEDTFSIYQFRQTLLQTSQSYDSESMVEAETAIRQLLKLDFEPKVSHTIRKTFRQTINQILKTQLLPMAEKQGDEILQQYPQARVYLEKTLQQEAEEKIANNNRLLGVIKSKVEVYNSAVTNINGCLQAMQLYDHLLPMINIGELDDLVQG; from the coding sequence ATGCCAAGTCTGCCTTTTCAGTGCCACAGTTTAAAAGAACAAGTAGAATCTATATTACAACTTTTACAACAAGAACCATCTTTACGTTCCCAAGACGTAACACCTGTACAAACTTCTCTTGGTAAAGCCATTTCCCCCAGGTTTGAGATTATATTTGCAGGTGCGTTTAGTGCGGGTAAGTCGATGCTAATTAATGCACTGTTGGAACGGGAATTATTGTACAGTGCAGAAGGACACGCCACGGGTACAGAGTGCAAAATTGAGTATGCACAAGCAGATGAGGAACGGGTAGTTTTAACATTTTTAAGTAAGGTAGAAATTATTCAACAAGCAACCTCTCTGTGTCAACAATTGGGTTTTACCACAGCCGTTGATATTAATCAAGCTGAAGTTATTGGCTTATTACATCAAGGGTGTGAAGCAATTATTCAGCGAGAGGGTGGTGAGAGTAAGTCAGAACGCGCGAAACAAGCGAAAGCATTAATACTATTATTGCAAGGATATGAGACAAATGAGCAACATATTCACCCGGTAAATAATGCTACATATTCGATGGAACAGTTTAACTTTTCCAACCTGAAGGAAGCGGCTGGATATGCGCGTCGTGGTAGCAACAGTGCAGTATTAAAGCAGATTGAATATTATTGCAACCATCCCCTTTTAGAAGATGGGAATGTGATTATCGATACGCCAGGAATTGATGCGCCAGTAGAGAAGGATGCACAACTAACCTACGCCAAAATACAGCATCCTGATACTTCGGCGGTAGTGTGTGTGCTAAAACCTGCGTCTGCGGGTGATATGACGAAGGAGGAAACGGAACTTTTAGAGAAGATGCGACAAAATGCAGGAATACGCGATCGCGTCTTTTATGTGTTCAACCGCATTGATGAAACTTGGTATAATACCCAGTTAAGGCAAAGACTAGATGATTTAGTTAATGGACAGTTTCGAGATACCAGCCGGGTTTATAAGACAAGTGGGTTACTCGGTTTTTATGGAAGCCAAATTAAACAGACGAGTATCCGCGATAGATTTGGTTTAGATTCTGTATTTGTAGAAAGTAGCAAAGGTGTGGATGGGAAGGAAGAAACACCACAATTTGTTTACGCTTTTAATAATTATTGCGTTAGTTCAGGAAAGTTAGCTTCTAGTAATTTTCGGATTTCTCTTAATGGTTATGAAACACCAAACCAGAATTATGTGCGAATTTTAGCTGAACAGGGAACGCCGTTAATTCATCAGTCAATTCAAGATAGTGGAATAGAAGAATTTCGCACGGCTATTACTCGTTATTTAACAGAAGAAAAACGTCCGCAGCTTTTCAAGAATTTAGCTGATGACTTGGAAGATATTTGTATTAAGCTGAAAAAGAATTATCAGACTTTGCATCATGATTTAGATAGTCAGCCGCGTGAAATTGAGATGATGAAGGCGCAAGAATTACAACGTCTCAATCAGCAATTACAACAAGTAGGTAGAGATTTTAATCAACATATCACTGAAGAAGTCAACGATGTCATTAATAGCGCTTGTGATGCCTTTGAGGCGGATTTTCGGCTATTACAATCTCGGATGATCCGCCGTTTAGATGAGTTGTTGGATACATTTTCTGTGGCTGATGCTTATCGTCATGCAACTCTTAGTCATCCACGGAATGCTACTGCGCCATTATTAGCAATTTTAGTAGAAGCGTTTTATTATTTAGCAAATGAGTTAGAAGATATATTAATAGATTCCTCCCAAGAGATAGTGGCGAATCTTTTCCAAAGATTAATGGTAAAAATTCGCAAGTCAGAATATTATCGCCAGTTGTATCGCTTGCTGGGCAATGATGCTGGGATTGAACAAGAACTCAAATCTTTAGAAAAACAGGTGACTCAATCTTTAGTAGATGCGGCTAGTGTAGAGTGCGATCGCTTTGTCCGAGAAAGTCCTAAATTTTATGATGAAGACACTTTTTCTATCTATCAATTCCGGCAAACTTTGCTGCAAACTTCCCAAAGTTATGACAGTGAAAGTATGGTAGAAGCAGAGACAGCAATTAGGCAGTTATTGAAGTTAGATTTTGAGCCAAAGGTTTCTCATACTATTCGCAAAACATTCCGTCAAACTATTAACCAAATTCTCAAAACTCAATTGTTACCAATGGCTGAGAAGCAAGGTGATGAGATTTTACAACAATATCCACAAGCGCGGGTTTATTTAGAGAAAACGTTGCAACAAGAAGCAGAGGAGAAGATTGCTAACAATAACCGTCTACTTGGTGTTATTAAAAGTAAAGTTGAGGTTTATAATTCTGCGGTTACTAATATTAATGGGTGTTTACAAGCTATGCAATTATATGATCATCTTTTACCTATGATTAATATTGGTGAGTTGGATGATTTAGTGCAGGGTTAG
- a CDS encoding PrsW family intramembrane metalloprotease, whose translation MDDFVLILWATIPPLIFLGYYYYRVPLAPPLHLVLWLFLAGAISGFLALGLEYVFDTVANWVVNWQRIQRSLFGIALRQLVAIGPIEEGCKLLAVITANAYFQRRYRLPPNSVFLFTIAAALGFTAEENWIYLYHGTATILDRSIGTPVHAMFSAPWGYALGRYLCTTERLNHYKNLFIRAGINSIIFHALVNILSSAWRYSPPLRFLSYGLFPLFVWMFWRMEQLLRQVKGQHPLNLISGNTRQHRYWQRGLVFFALMLGGNAIFGLFLLARLISPLTPLQVFSPNFFWLIMSRVLINLGYGSLAWFIYLYLRFRVGDR comes from the coding sequence GTGGATGATTTTGTACTTATTTTGTGGGCAACAATCCCACCACTGATATTTTTGGGGTACTACTATTATCGTGTACCCCTTGCCCCGCCTTTACATTTGGTCTTGTGGTTATTTCTGGCTGGGGCAATATCTGGTTTCCTGGCTTTAGGTTTAGAATATGTTTTTGATACAGTAGCCAACTGGGTTGTCAACTGGCAAAGAATACAGCGATCGCTTTTTGGTATCGCTCTACGTCAACTTGTAGCCATCGGCCCAATTGAGGAAGGTTGCAAGTTATTAGCAGTCATTACCGCCAACGCTTATTTTCAACGTCGTTACCGTCTACCTCCCAACAGCGTTTTTCTCTTCACCATCGCGGCTGCTTTAGGTTTCACCGCAGAGGAAAATTGGATTTATCTCTATCACGGTACAGCCACAATTCTTGATAGGAGTATCGGTACACCAGTACACGCCATGTTCTCCGCTCCTTGGGGATATGCGCTAGGCAGATATCTGTGTACCACTGAGCGATTAAATCACTACAAAAATTTGTTTATCCGTGCGGGAATCAATTCTATAATTTTCCATGCTCTTGTGAATATACTTTCTAGTGCTTGGCGCTACTCACCACCTCTACGTTTCCTCAGCTATGGTTTATTTCCCTTGTTTGTATGGATGTTTTGGCGCATGGAACAGTTGTTGCGTCAAGTTAAAGGCCAGCATCCTCTGAATTTAATCTCTGGTAATACTCGTCAACATCGTTACTGGCAAAGGGGTTTGGTATTCTTTGCACTTATGCTGGGCGGTAATGCTATTTTTGGACTGTTTCTTTTAGCCAGACTTATTAGTCCTTTGACTCCATTACAAGTCTTCTCACCTAATTTTTTCTGGTTAATTATGAGCAGAGTTTTAATTAACTTGGGTTATGGTAGTTTGGCTTGGTTCATATATTTATATTTAAGATTTAGAGTTGGCGATCGCTAA
- a CDS encoding HNH endonuclease encodes MKKTARISIPPEVRQYIFQRDKFQCQSCGKTGLETDLTIDHIIPLARGGKNDMSNLHTLCFSCNRRKSDKLDSRFRRHFEI; translated from the coding sequence GTGAAGAAAACTGCTCGTATTTCCATACCGCCGGAAGTGAGACAATATATATTCCAACGTGACAAATTTCAATGTCAAAGTTGCGGTAAAACTGGTTTAGAAACTGACTTAACTATTGACCATATCATTCCTCTGGCTCGTGGTGGGAAGAATGATATGAGCAATTTACATACTTTATGTTTTAGCTGCAATCGTAGAAAATCTGATAAACTTGATTCGCGCTTCCGGCGACATTTTGAAATTTAA
- a CDS encoding threonine aldolase family protein: MILLTSDTETKPTQAMRKAIANAEVGDEQKGEDPTVNLLLERVADLLGKEAALFFACGTICNFVSIKTHTRPADVVLVEQMAHIIRAESGGAAMTSGVLMEAITSERGIFTVDAVAQALARVATAPYLYCANPRLLCVEQTHNFGGGSVWQLDELRAVCDFSRQKGLATHMDGARLLNAVIASQTPAKDFAACVDSVWIDFTKGLGAPIGAVLAGTKEFIAQARRYKHIFGGAMRQAGIVAAGCLYALDHHIERLQEDHDNATHLAKKLSEITGITVQNPQPETNIVFFDVSGLGIDKGKFLVLLQERGVKMGAVGNSIRAVTHLDVSLADIDVAINAIYEIAKI, encoded by the coding sequence ATGATTTTATTAACAAGCGATACTGAAACAAAGCCAACACAGGCGATGCGAAAGGCGATCGCTAACGCTGAGGTGGGAGACGAGCAGAAAGGGGAAGATCCGACTGTTAATTTATTACTAGAACGAGTTGCAGATTTACTCGGCAAAGAAGCTGCTTTGTTTTTTGCCTGTGGAACCATTTGCAACTTTGTCTCCATTAAAACTCACACTCGCCCTGCGGATGTAGTGCTAGTAGAACAGATGGCACATATTATCCGCGCCGAATCGGGTGGTGCAGCTATGACTTCTGGTGTATTAATGGAAGCAATTACCAGCGAGAGGGGAATTTTTACAGTCGATGCTGTGGCACAAGCATTGGCAAGAGTAGCGACTGCACCTTACCTTTACTGTGCAAATCCTCGCTTATTGTGTGTTGAGCAAACCCACAATTTTGGCGGCGGTTCAGTTTGGCAACTTGATGAACTACGTGCAGTGTGTGATTTTTCTCGACAAAAGGGTTTAGCTACCCACATGGATGGAGCAAGATTATTAAATGCTGTGATTGCATCGCAAACTCCAGCCAAAGACTTTGCTGCTTGTGTTGATTCTGTGTGGATTGATTTTACTAAAGGACTAGGCGCACCCATCGGTGCAGTGTTGGCGGGAACCAAAGAATTTATCGCCCAAGCACGCCGATATAAACATATTTTTGGCGGTGCAATGCGTCAAGCTGGGATTGTAGCAGCAGGTTGTCTGTATGCACTAGACCATCATATTGAACGTTTACAAGAAGACCACGACAATGCAACTCACTTGGCTAAGAAATTGAGTGAAATTACTGGAATTACAGTCCAAAATCCTCAACCAGAGACAAATATTGTTTTCTTTGATGTATCTGGACTCGGAATTGACAAAGGTAAATTTCTGGTTTTATTACAAGAGCGTGGTGTCAAAATGGGAGCCGTGGGTAATTCGATTCGAGCCGTCACACATTTAGATGTTTCGCTGGCTGATATAGATGTTGCGATTAATGCTATTTATGAGATTGCCAAAATTTAA
- a CDS encoding KGK domain-containing protein has product MEEKFKPISCNGDDVLEVGENIYKISKLLQTLNQASNSSLAYKLQQELSSQGVNIQQSHSEIWFSEGLDCKILNLGSSSWKQGKLKFNISVEFYVEQESVTTNNIHLEISQPESPLDDLRRLIKEDNS; this is encoded by the coding sequence ATGGAAGAGAAATTTAAGCCGATAAGCTGCAATGGTGATGATGTTTTAGAAGTTGGAGAGAATATTTACAAAATTTCTAAATTACTGCAAACATTAAATCAAGCCAGTAATTCCAGTTTAGCTTATAAATTACAGCAAGAACTAAGCAGTCAAGGAGTAAATATACAGCAGTCACATTCTGAAATTTGGTTTAGTGAAGGTTTAGATTGTAAAATCCTCAATCTTGGTTCGTCAAGCTGGAAGCAAGGAAAATTAAAATTTAATATTAGTGTAGAGTTCTATGTTGAGCAGGAATCAGTAACAACTAATAATATACACTTAGAAATTAGTCAACCTGAATCTCCTCTCGATGATCTTCGCCGTCTGATTAAAGAGGATAATTCATAA
- a CDS encoding KGK domain-containing protein: protein MEENFKLSNCNDDDVLSVKDKVFKFIQVKQAIKKAFTNKLSEELYNLLNSYGISLDPGGYLVGGKFYRQANRWFDEGIDCEVLKPGTKGWQKGQLKLKVTLEFIPDEPNVNEPDSPLDDLRRMINEEVS from the coding sequence ATGGAAGAAAATTTTAAACTTAGTAATTGTAATGATGATGATGTTTTATCAGTCAAAGATAAAGTTTTTAAGTTCATTCAAGTAAAACAAGCGATTAAAAAGGCTTTTACTAATAAATTATCGGAAGAGTTATATAATCTATTAAATTCTTATGGAATATCTTTAGATCCAGGTGGTTATTTAGTGGGTGGTAAATTTTACCGACAGGCTAATAGATGGTTTGATGAAGGAATAGATTGTGAAGTACTCAAGCCTGGGACTAAAGGTTGGCAGAAAGGACAATTAAAACTCAAAGTAACATTAGAATTTATCCCAGATGAACCTAACGTTAATGAACCCGATTCACCCCTTGATGATTTACGCCGTATGATTAATGAGGAAGTATCGTGA
- a CDS encoding arsinothricin resistance N-acetyltransferase ArsN1 family B — translation MNVQYTKVAIRLAQEDDALSMLAIYAPIVRETPISFEIEPPTEAEFKQRMHNYQKQMPWLVCEIDGELVGYAYATPYRTRAAYQWSVESSVYVSAKHRQIGVATALYTSLFQLLKLQGFYNVFAAITIPNPSSIAAHESMGFSPVGVFKQVGYKLGTWHDIGWWQLSLQEKPDLIEPPQSFVEVQKYPMWNVAIASGLSLVRV, via the coding sequence ATGAATGTGCAGTATACAAAGGTAGCAATCAGACTAGCTCAGGAAGATGATGCTTTATCGATGCTGGCAATTTATGCACCAATTGTCCGCGAAACTCCAATTTCTTTTGAAATAGAACCACCAACTGAAGCAGAATTTAAACAGCGTATGCACAACTACCAAAAACAGATGCCTTGGCTAGTGTGTGAAATCGACGGCGAACTTGTAGGTTATGCCTATGCTACACCCTATCGTACCCGCGCCGCTTACCAATGGTCTGTAGAATCCTCTGTATACGTGAGTGCGAAACATCGTCAAATAGGAGTGGCAACAGCTTTATATACTTCTCTGTTCCAACTATTAAAACTCCAAGGATTCTATAACGTTTTTGCGGCGATAACTATCCCAAATCCAAGTAGTATAGCTGCACATGAGTCGATGGGGTTTTCTCCTGTGGGTGTGTTTAAGCAAGTTGGATATAAGTTGGGTACATGGCATGATATCGGTTGGTGGCAATTATCCTTGCAAGAAAAACCAGATTTAATTGAACCACCCCAGTCTTTTGTAGAAGTACAAAAATATCCTATGTGGAATGTAGCGATCGCTAGTGGTCTATCCCTAGTCCGTGTTTAA